Proteins found in one Dehalococcoidales bacterium genomic segment:
- a CDS encoding class I SAM-dependent methyltransferase — MPKEEVLPVTGDIRAIYGRLSRFYGVVEGRFQRRLRERGLELLAIREGESILEIGFGTGCALVEIARRVGGSGRACGLDLTPEMITRARRRLEKQGLVGRVELCEGDARKMPYEDGLFDAVYMSETLELFDTPDIPVVFAEIRRVLKVRGRLVLSSMPKEGHEGSLVWRVYEWLHRTLPQVASCRPIYVEDSVTSAGFKMAATEEMKIAGVFPTKIVMARPAA; from the coding sequence ATGCCGAAAGAGGAAGTACTGCCAGTCACCGGCGACATCAGGGCGATATACGGTCGCCTGAGCCGGTTCTATGGAGTAGTCGAAGGAAGGTTCCAGAGGAGGCTCAGGGAGCGAGGGCTGGAACTTCTGGCTATCAGGGAAGGAGAAAGCATACTCGAAATCGGCTTCGGCACGGGCTGTGCTCTGGTGGAGATAGCCAGGCGTGTTGGTGGGAGCGGAAGAGCCTGCGGTCTTGACCTGACCCCGGAAATGATAACCCGGGCGAGGCGCAGACTGGAGAAGCAGGGGCTTGTCGGCAGGGTGGAGTTGTGCGAGGGTGATGCCAGAAAGATGCCCTACGAGGACGGGCTGTTCGATGCCGTCTACATGTCGGAGACGCTGGAGCTATTTGACACACCGGACATTCCGGTGGTGTTTGCGGAAATCAGGAGGGTGCTGAAGGTGCGTGGGCGGCTGGTGCTGTCAAGTATGCCCAAGGAAGGTCATGAAGGATCACTGGTCTGGCGAGTGTACGAATGGTTGCATCGAACACTGCCTCAGGTTGCCAGTTGTCGCCCAATCTACGTGGAGGACTCGGTCACGAGTGCCGGTTTTAAGATGGCTGCCACCGAAGAGATGAAGATTGCGGGGGTATTCCCGACGAAGATTGTGATGGCACGACCGGCAGCATAG
- a CDS encoding enoyl-CoA hydratase-related protein, with translation MSNTTIIWSKKQHIARITLNRPEVGNAINRQMAREMEDVCREIGGDDDVYVVVITAAGEGAFCTGSEPEDAGYGVAAAVAGLEQPVIAAIDGDALGAGLELALSCDIRLSSRNAKFGLPQVTRGVIPMEGGTQRLPRIVGKGKALEMVFTGEAVGAEEALEIGLVSKVVSPEELPVEVEALAENLAGKAPIALRYAKEAVSKGLDLTLDQGLHLEADLYFLLHTTDDRTEGIRAFLEKRSPHFKGQ, from the coding sequence ATGTCCAATACAACTATCATCTGGAGCAAGAAACAGCACATTGCCAGGATAACCCTCAACCGGCCTGAGGTTGGCAATGCCATCAACCGGCAGATGGCCCGGGAGATGGAAGATGTCTGCCGGGAAATAGGTGGGGACGATGACGTGTACGTGGTGGTCATTACCGCTGCCGGAGAGGGGGCTTTCTGTACAGGCAGTGAACCGGAGGACGCCGGGTATGGCGTAGCCGCTGCTGTGGCCGGACTGGAACAACCGGTAATTGCCGCTATCGATGGGGATGCTCTGGGAGCAGGTCTTGAACTGGCGCTGAGTTGCGATATCCGGCTATCTTCACGGAACGCGAAGTTCGGGTTGCCCCAGGTAACGCGGGGCGTGATACCGATGGAGGGGGGCACACAACGGTTACCGCGCATCGTCGGGAAAGGCAAGGCACTGGAGATGGTCTTCACCGGGGAGGCGGTTGGTGCCGAAGAGGCACTGGAAATCGGACTGGTCAGTAAGGTGGTCTCTCCGGAAGAACTGCCTGTTGAGGTTGAAGCCCTGGCGGAGAACCTTGCCGGCAAAGCCCCCATCGCTCTCCGGTACGCCAAAGAGGCGGTCAGCAAGGGACTGGACCTGACACTCGACCAGGGTCTTCACCTGGAAGCAGACCTCTATTTCCTGCTCCACACGACTGATGACCGCACCGAGGGAATCCGGGCATTCCTTGAAAAGAGGTCACCACATTTCAAGGGGCAGTAG
- a CDS encoding DNA-3-methyladenine glycosylase encodes MSINHLSQVELPAVVRELKERDNQLATIIEQIGPCRLKRGEQGLSPLVYSIIGQQLSGYAARAIRSRFQGLIGSNVIKPEQLARTSDEELRRTGVSWAKARCLRSLADHVLSGSIDFDEFESQDDEGIIRTLTQVKGIGRWTAEMYLMFSLNRMDVFPIDDLSLRAAMRKVYGLDGDDFQAQACQIADGWRPYRSVACWYLYAHLDESRERGVRGKR; translated from the coding sequence ATGAGCATCAATCATCTGAGCCAGGTTGAACTGCCGGCAGTAGTCAGGGAACTCAAGGAACGTGACAACCAACTGGCTACCATCATAGAGCAGATTGGCCCATGCCGTCTTAAGCGTGGAGAACAGGGATTGTCTCCCCTTGTGTACTCCATCATCGGGCAACAGCTATCTGGCTACGCTGCTCGAGCGATCCGCTCCAGGTTCCAAGGGCTTATTGGTAGTAATGTCATCAAGCCGGAACAGCTCGCCAGGACCAGCGACGAAGAGCTCCGAAGAACCGGGGTCTCATGGGCGAAAGCCAGATGTCTGCGAAGTCTCGCTGATCATGTGCTATCAGGTAGCATCGACTTCGATGAGTTCGAAAGCCAGGATGATGAAGGCATAATCCGGACCTTGACCCAGGTGAAGGGTATTGGCCGATGGACCGCAGAGATGTACCTCATGTTCTCGTTGAACCGGATGGATGTATTCCCCATAGACGACCTGTCCCTTCGTGCTGCTATGCGCAAGGTCTACGGCCTGGATGGGGATGATTTCCAGGCACAGGCCTGTCAGATCGCTGACGGATGGCGGCCATACAGGAGTGTTGCCTGCTGGTATCTATATGCACACCTGGATGAATCACGAGAACGAGGGGTTCGGGGTAAGCGATAA
- a CDS encoding helix-turn-helix transcriptional regulator: MSSISPIIYHIEKKNLVGARVRQARKAAKPPVTQVELVARLQVLGMKIDQSVVSKIENGQRPVMDVEVAALAKALKVSAGWLFDEAGNLP, translated from the coding sequence TTGTCAAGCATATCTCCTATCATCTACCATATTGAGAAGAAGAACCTAGTTGGTGCTCGCGTTCGTCAGGCACGGAAAGCTGCCAAGCCACCGGTCACTCAGGTAGAATTGGTGGCTCGACTGCAGGTGCTGGGTATGAAGATAGACCAGTCCGTTGTGTCCAAGATTGAGAATGGCCAGCGACCAGTGATGGATGTCGAGGTTGCTGCTCTGGCTAAGGCTTTGAAGGTATCAGCGGGGTGGCTGTTTGACGAGGCAGGCAACCTACCGTGA
- a CDS encoding tetratricopeptide repeat protein: MTNEDIPEIQSIWDDARGFVEHGDHDKAIEIYQYILIRYSDDPVAVEYANAYLGDIFLTLQKLDSAEEHIKKAVNLKPENPAYHYILGFIYSNIRQWDKSIAEFEIAVAREPDNGEYLRGLAWAVYSSGDVAKGLASLEKARRLAPANANILTDLAVAYLSLVNISKAREYAERATRLDPTNAVAQDVLNNVLSFSKGFRQQDERTDKASTKPSAYFDTHFIHRFKVSLRDNSDIWRIIDIKGNQMLSSLHKAIFKAFDRFEEHQYSFFLSNKPFDRESEYTSPGIGADGTGKLANRIRIDSVELYGGPRFLYLFDYGDEWWHDVELVSVTQRVTRTNYPRVVKKQGKSPPQYPSEGHAL; this comes from the coding sequence ATGACCAACGAAGATATTCCTGAAATTCAATCGATATGGGATGATGCCAGAGGTTTTGTCGAACACGGCGATCACGATAAAGCCATAGAAATCTACCAGTACATACTCATCAGGTATTCGGATGACCCCGTAGCTGTCGAGTATGCCAATGCATATCTCGGCGACATATTTCTCACGCTACAGAAGCTTGACTCGGCAGAGGAGCATATCAAGAAAGCGGTAAACCTCAAGCCGGAGAATCCTGCTTACCACTACATCTTGGGTTTCATATACTCAAATATACGGCAGTGGGATAAATCAATTGCAGAGTTTGAGATAGCGGTTGCCAGGGAACCGGATAACGGCGAGTATCTACGCGGGCTGGCCTGGGCTGTATACAGTAGCGGAGATGTAGCCAAAGGGTTAGCCTCCCTCGAAAAAGCAAGGCGCCTGGCGCCCGCCAACGCCAACATCCTGACCGATCTGGCAGTCGCTTATCTGTCCTTGGTCAATATCAGCAAGGCCAGGGAGTATGCGGAAAGGGCAACGCGGCTGGACCCCACTAATGCCGTAGCGCAGGATGTCTTGAATAATGTCCTGAGCTTTAGTAAGGGGTTCAGACAACAAGATGAGCGAACAGATAAAGCCTCAACAAAACCCTCGGCTTATTTCGATACCCACTTCATCCACCGGTTCAAAGTCTCACTCAGGGACAACTCTGATATATGGCGCATTATCGACATAAAAGGAAACCAGATGTTATCCAGCCTGCATAAAGCAATATTCAAGGCCTTCGACCGTTTTGAGGAACACCAGTACAGCTTCTTTTTAAGCAATAAGCCCTTTGATAGGGAGAGCGAGTATACTTCACCTGGCATTGGTGCAGATGGAACGGGTAAACTTGCCAACCGCATCAGAATTGACAGTGTCGAACTGTACGGCGGACCGAGATTTCTCTATCTATTCGACTATGGCGATGAATGGTGGCACGATGTCGAACTGGTCAGCGTAACCCAAAGGGTTACCCGAACCAATTACCCCAGGGTGGTGAAGAAGCAGGGCAAGTCACCTCCGCAGTATCCCAGTGAAGGGCATGCCTTATAA
- a CDS encoding class I SAM-dependent methyltransferase translates to MLDVACGTGGHIPYWQDRYRVVGLDLSPKMLAHAALKFPDIEFHLGDMMDFNLGREFDALMCLYG, encoded by the coding sequence TTGCTTGACGTTGCCTGCGGCACTGGGGGGCACATCCCGTACTGGCAAGACCGATACCGCGTGGTCGGGCTGGACCTCAGTCCAAAGATGCTGGCTCATGCCGCTCTCAAGTTTCCGGACATCGAGTTTCACCTCGGTGACATGATGGACTTCAACCTGGGCCGGGAATTCGACGCTCTGATGTGTCTGTACGGCTAG